The Flavobacterium sp. 1 genome contains the following window.
TACTTTTGGCTTTGCCCATTCATCAAAACTCTCTGCTAGAAACATAAAACCCATTTCATCCGCCAGCTCAAGCTGCTCAAAAGAGGGCATATTGTGCGAACTGCGTATCGCATTACAGCCGAGATCTTTTAATATCTTCATTTGTCTGCGTAACGCGGCTTTATTTACTGCAGCTCCGAGCGGACCAAGATCGTGGTGAAGACAAACTCCTTTAAATTTGGTTATCTTTCCATTAAGACTAAAGCCTTTATTGGCTTCATATTTTATTTCACGAATTCCAAAACGTGTTGAAACCTCGTCTTTCAGTTCTTTTCCAACATACAATTGGGAAACCGCTTTATACAAATGCGGCGTTTCGGGACTCCACAATTTTGGTTTTTCTACTTTTATATTTTGATCGAACTCCTTTCCGAATTGTGAAGTCGATTCTTCTGAATTTAGTTTCTTTCCTTCAGCATCAAAAATAGTGGTGACTAAACGGCTATTTTCCCCTGAAGCTTTTGTCTTAATATTAACTTTGGCAACTTCTTCACTTATAAAAGGTGTAGTCACAAACTGTCCCCATTGATCTATGCTCTCGTTATTTTTTACAATAACACTTACTTTTCGATATAAACCTGCACCAGGATACCAGCGTGAAGCAAATTCTTTATTGGTTAATTTCACCGATAATGTGTTCTCTCCTTCTTGTATAAATTGAGAAACATCAAAATAAAAATAACTGTAACCATACGCCCATTCTCCAACTTTTTTTCCGTTTAGATACACTTGAGGTTCGCTCATCGCGCCTTCGAAAAGTAAAATTATTTTTTTGCCTTTTGAATCTTTAGGCAATGTGAATTTATTGCGGTACCACGCTGTTCCAATATGGGGTAAAGCCCCTGTTCGTCCTGTTTTTTCGGTAGCAATTTTTTCTCCGTTTTGAACAATGGCGACTTTCTGTATATCTACATTTTTATCAAAAGGCCCGTAAATTGCCCAGTCATGCGGAACGGTTACGGATTCCCATTTCGAATCATTAAAATTTACTTTATACGCCTCTTCAAAATCGCCTTTTTGAAATTTCCAATTGGTATCTAACACTTTAACCTCTCGCGTTTGAGACAAAGCCATTTGAGTAAATGCTAAGAATACAACAAGAATACGTATCAATTTCTTCATTCTTTTATTGATTTAACTTTATAAAGTTAATGTTTTTTTAATTTTGACATACCGCAAACTATTCTTTAAACGCATCCAGCGCCATAGACGGTTTCCCATCCGATTTCCAAGCACTTAATTCGTAGTGACTCCAAGATTTTGCCCCTTCCGGTTCCCAGTAAATTACGCCTAACCCTTTGTTATTTGGCACTGCTTTTACCGCTTTTATAACAGTGGCTAACATATCGTGGGTGTTTTGTTCCAAAGTATCAACGCCGCCAACCTCAACAACCATCACTTCTTTGTCATATCTGGCTGACATATCATTTAGATTATTAGCCAAATCGGCAATGTTTTCTTTATAATCCGTTTTAATCCAAAAAGGATAATACGACAATCCAATCACGTCATACTTTACATTATTAGCTTTGGCATTATCAAAAAACCATCTGAATTTTTTACTGTTATTCCCTTCGTCTAAATGAACAATAACTTTTATGTTTTTATCCACAGCTTTGACTGCATCATATCCTTTATTGAGTAACTGTGCCAACTGATTAAAGTTGTCCGTGCTTCCTTCCGGCCATAACATTCCTCCCGGAATTTCATTTCCTACCTGCACCCATTCTGGAGTTACACCTGCTTTCTTTAAGGCATTTAAAACATCATCTGTATGGAAATAAACATCGTTTAACAATTCTGAAAAAGTATGATTTCTCCATTCTAACGGCTTATTTTGCTTCCCTGGATCGGCCCAAGAATCGCTGTAATGAAAGTCAATCATGACCCGCATTCCCATCTTTTGAGCACGAACTGCCATCACTACTGTTTCGTCCTTACTGCAGTGTCCGCTTGCCTTATCATCCGAAGGATTTACCCAAACACGTAATCGAATAGTATTTATCCCTCGGTCTTTCAGCAATTGCAAACAGTCTTTTTTAGTCCCGTCAGCATCATAAAATTGATAACCAGTTGCTTCCATTTGCGGCAGCCAGCCTACATCGGCTCCTTTAGCAAAAGCATTCTCTTTAGTTTTTTCAACTATTGTATTGGTTGTACTGCAAGAAAAAGCAAACGTTATAAGAATCCCTATTGAAAACAATATCTTTTTCATGTTATACTGTTTTTTAATTCAAACTAAAAACCTGAAAAACCGGTAATGATTTATTGCTAAAATCATAGAAAGCCTGATTTTCAAATGTTGAACCATTGCTCGATGCGCTTCCTTTGAAAGCAATCCACTCTCCTCCCCAGTAAGCAAATCCAATACCTGATTTGGATGTTTTTACAAAATCTTTGATTGCCAGCATATAACTTTTTTGTCCCTCTGGAGTTGCTGGATATCCCGAAACCAATTGGTCTGTCTGACCAACTATATTATTTGTGGCATCATTCCAGCTTAATGTAAACGGATAAGCAGTTTCTGCTATAAGTACTTTTTTGCCAAACTTAATTCCCAAAGCATCGATGGTACTTTTGACAACTGCCAAGTCTTTACCATGCCAAACTGGATAATAAGAAAGTCCGATATAATCATAATCGACTGTTTTTACTTTAGAGAAAAACCAATCCGTATCCGATGCTTTTACACCTGCATAATGAATCATGATTTTTGTTTTTGGAGCTTTGCTTCGAATAGCAGCGCTGGCAGTGCTTAACAATGCAATACATTGTGCTTCCTGATTGATTAAGTTACCTTGAGGCCAAAGCAAACCGCTGTTTATCTCATTTCCGATTTGAATAATATCAGGATTTATCTCGGTTATAATTGTAGATGTATAAGTGGCAACTGCCGTTTTCAAATCTGTAAAAGACAAATCTTTCCATTCAGCTGGCGTAGTCTGAGTTCCCGGATCTGCCCAACTATCCGAATAATGAACGGTAAGCCAAACTTTTAAGCCTGCTTGTTTTACACGAGCCGCAAGATTTTTAACTTCTGCTAATCCCGAATGCCCATTAGCTGGATTTTTCCATAAACGGATTCTGATAGTATTGCATCCTGAATTTTTTAAAGTGGTAAGTATATCTTCGGCTTTGCCATTATTTGTAAAAACGACTCCAGCGCTTTCAATTTCAGGAAGAAATGAAATATCAGCAGCTCTAATAAAATCATCAGACACAACAGGCGGATCTACTACAGGTGTATCTGGAGAATCACTGCCAGAACAAGCAAACTGAATAACTATTAAGGCTAAAAGTGAAAATATCGTTAAGAATCTTTTCATATCTGTATATTTTTCTAAAATAATTGAAATTTATAAACTGTATTGTGAACATATTCCTCTCCTTTTTTAAGGACTGCACTAGGAAAATGTTCATGATTTGGTGCATCGGGAAAATTTTGTGTTTCAAAACAAATACCGCTTAAAGAGTGATAATCGGCATTTTCTTTCCCTTTTAGTACATTTTGACAATTACCGCCAACATAAATATGAACTCCAGGCTGATCAGTAAATACGGTCATTTTTAAATTATTCTTTTTACTCAATAATGAAGCTGCAAACTCATTTTTTTGAGTTATCACAAAAGTATTATCAATTACGGAAGGACATTTTTTTGGTGTTAAAAAATCAAAAGGAGTATTTTCAATTTCCAAATACCTACCAGTTGGTATATTTTCTGCTGTGGTTTCCAGCATTTGATTTGTGTTTACAACTAATTCCTGATCTTTTACATCAGATAGATGACCATCCAGATTAAAATAACTATGGTGTGTTAAATTCACTACGGTATCCTCGGTCGTCTTGGCACTGTACTGAAGAATCAGTTCATTTGTTTCAGTAAGCAAATAAGTTAGCTCTACAGTTAAGGTCCCTGGATAATTCTCCTCATTTGACGGACTGGAGTAACTCAAAGTGATTGCCGGATTATCTCCTTCTATTACTTTTTCGACAGCCCAAACCTTTTCGCTAAACCCAGTAATACCGCCATGCAAGGAATTATTATTGTTGTTTTTATTCAAATGTATTTTCTGACCGTTCAATTCAAAAACACTGTTATTGATTCTTCCTGCATATCGACCTACAGTAGCCCCCATATATGGAGCACCTTCCTGCTTAAACGACTGCAGATAATTCTCTAAAGTATCAAATCCCAAAACAACATCAGCAATCCCGCCGTTTTTCAATGGCACTTTCAATTCTGTAAGTGCAGCCCCGTAAGTGATTACCTTTAAGGTCATTCCGTTTTTATTGGATAATTCATAAGAGTATATCTCATCTCCATTTGGTATCAAGCCAAAGAAATTCTTTACAGAAGTAGCAGTAATTTGTGAATTGTGTTTTATTTGCATTGTTTTATTATGAAATTGTAAAATCAAAAGTATGATAAAATTTAAATTAAACATACCAGTACCTACCAGTTTTTGAATCTTAAAAAACCTCAGATGTTTTATTATCCGAGGTTTGATCATTATTACAATACACTTTTGTTTATAATCAAAAACTTGTAATCGAAATACGCATTATGGTACTGGAATTAACATATATCTTTGATCAATATCATTAAACCAAATATTGTACTTACCAACAACACCATAAATATCAGCTCCAGCACTATCACTAATCCAAGTACTGTCAGCAAGAAATTTAAATTTTCCTGCGGTTGTAAATGTATAAGTGATTTTCCAGATATGAGCATCAAAAGCTGACTTAGACATAGATATGCTAGTAACCCAATTATCTAATGGTGCTGCATCTCCAATGATACCAACCGTAGCATACGTTTTCATAGCCCAGTATAATATTGTTTTGCCGGATCTGCTGAATCTCTAAATATTTCAATACCAGTACCTACCAGTTTTTAGTATATTTGTCAAAAAACCAATTTATCCTATGAAAATTATTTCTATCCAAAACAATCTCGGTATTCCAAAATACAAGCAAATTATCAATTCCATTGAAAAGGCAATTGAAGAGGAAAAACTTACAAAAGGAGATCGGCTCCCATCTGTAAATAAAGTATGCTTAGAATTTTCATTATCTCGTGATACAGTCTTATTAGGATATGACGATTTAAAAAAAAGAGGAATAATTTATGCCATTCCAGGCAAAGGTTATTATGTCAAAAGCATTGAAATCACTATAAAACAAAAAATATTTCTGCTTTTTGACGAGCTTAATATTTTCAAAGAAGATATTTACAATTCGTTTTTAAAAAACATTGGAAAGAATGTTCAAGTTGATATTTTCTTTCACCATTTTAATGTTCAGGTTTTTCAAAAATTGATTAATGACTGTAACGGAAATTATACCAAGTACATCATCATGCCCACCAACTTGATCGATGTAGCCTCTTTTATAAAAACCCTGCCAATAAACGATGTAATCATCTTAGATCAGACAAATGAAGAGCTAAAATCCTATCCAGCAATATATCAAAATCACAAAAAAGACATCTTCGAGGGACTCCATAAAGGCAAAACAAGACTCAGTAAATATAAAAAATTCATTATGATTTTCCCAGGTTTCAGAGAACCGCCAGCAATGAAAATCGGGTTTGAAAACTATTGCACCGAGCATGCCATTAACTATGAAATCATCCAGGAATTTACGGATAATGACATCACAATTGGAGGCGTTTACATCATTCCAAATGACAGAGATCTCGTTCGGGTAATTGAGAAAGCTCGAGAACAAAATCTTAAATTAGGAACTGATTTTGGTATTATATCCTATAACGAAACTCCATTAAAAAAAGTAGTCTCAAATGGAATTACAACTATCTCAACCGATTTTAGCACTATGGGAAAACTATTAGCGCAAATGGTTCTTCACGGAAAAAAAGAACAAATTGAAAACAAGAGTGCATTAATCATTAGAAATTCGCTGTAAAAAACAAAATAAGAAGATTACAGTTAATCTTCTTATTTCTAACTTAACTAAAACTAAACCAAATTTACTATTACTTGTTTTTTACATCTTAAGAAACTTCATAATCTGATTTTTGCAATATCTATACCTAGAGCAAAAGCTCCAGGTATAAATAAATTACCAAAATTTTTGTTTTTTGTTTAATGATTTTTTACAACTCAATAAACAACACTAAATGCAAATTTATTAAACCAATAACAACAAACCACTGTATTATTGAATCTACAGGTACAAAGTAACGACTATACTAAACACTTTTGGGGGGTCAAATCGGTAAAAAATATAGGTCAAAATCGTAATTTTCTATAATAACAAATAATACATCATACATTTTAATTGAATTAAAAAACTAGAAAGGAAAGAATAAAAGCAGATTTAATTCCAAAAATCAAAACCATCTAGAAATCTAGATGGTTTTATTATTTCATCAGCATCAGATCTTTAAAATAAAATGGAAATCAAGTAAACCTATAGACACATAAAAACTTTTTTTATAAGAAAAATTGCTAGACTCCTAATTTATTGGCAATTTTTTTATCAAGTTCATTTGATTGTCTGCTTTTTTAAATTACTTTTACAAATGTAAAAAACACACTTATAATAAATTCATATTTATGCAAAAAATAAAAGTTCATTATGACGGCAAAAGATTCCTTAAAAAAACAACTTATGAAAAAATTGAAATCTCTACTTGTTTTTAGCGGTCTTTTTTTTGTCGCAACAACGGTCTTAGCACAGAAAACAAAAGTGCCTAAAGAAAAAAACATGGGAGCTTATCTGATGGTTTATTTTAAAGACGACACTCATGGTTTGTACATGGCTTTGAGCAAAGACGGCTATAGTTTTACCGATGTAAATAATGCCAAACCTATTATAGCCGGCGATACGATAGCCGAGCAAAAAGGAATACGTGATCCGTACATTTACCGAGCACCCAACGGAATCTTTTATTTAGCATTGACCGATTTGCATATTTATGCCCAAAAAGCTGGTTTTCGAGAGACGGAATGGGAACGTGACGGCAAGCAGTACGGCTGGGGCAACAACCGCGGATTGGTTTTAATGAAATCGCCCGATTTGATTCATTGGTCACATACTGTACTTCGCGTAGACCAGGCTTTTCCTGAATTGAAAGATATAGGCTGTGCTTGGGCACCTGAACTCATTTATGACGATAAAAAGCAAAAAACCATGATTTATTTTACCATGCGTTTTGGCAACCAAAAAAACAAAGTCTATTATTCCTATATGAATAAGGATTTTACAAAATTGGAAACTCCGCCAAAACTTTTATTCGAGTATCCAAAAGACATTACCTATATAGATGCCGACATCACCAAAGTAGGCAACAAATACCATATGTTCTATGTGCCTCATGACGGAACACCAGGCATTAAGCAGATGGTTTCCAACTCTGTTAATACTGGCTATCAATATGACGATAAATGGTACGATCCTGAACCCGCCAGCTGTGAGGCTCCAACTGTTTACAAACGCATTGGCGAAAACAAATGGGTGCTGATTTATGACATTTACGGCATTAATCCACACAATTTTGGTTTTAGCGAGACCTCCGATTTTGTAAACTTTACAAATCTGGGACACTTTAATGAAGGCGTTATGAAAACGACCAATTTTTCGGTGTCAAAACATCCGGCCGTTATTCAAATCACAAAAAAAGAAGCACAAAAACTAGCTAAAAAATGGAACTGCGAAATAAAATTTTAAGACATCAAATAGCATCATGATAAACATTTCCAACTTTCAAAAACAAAAAAATATTTTCTAGGATTACTATTTATTTGCTTTTCGGCATTCGCCAATAACCCCAAGGAAGCCTATATATTCTCCTACTCATCAGGAAAAAGCTTCGACGGCCTCCATTTTGCTTGGAGTATTGACCAAATCAACTGGCATCCCATAGGTTCAGAATACAGTTATATACATTCCGATTATGGAACATGGGGATCCGAAAAAAGAATGGTTTCGCCAATACTGTTTTCTGACGCTAACGGTCAGTGGCATTGTCTTTGGAGCCTTAATGAAAAGGACGGAACTTTTGCACATGCAGCATCCGATGACCTACTTTATTGGGGTCGCCAATCCTATCCTCCAGTCATGACTAATAAAAACTGTCTGTTGCCTGATGTGTCTTATAGCAAGGAAAAAGAAGAATACACCATCACATGGTTAAGCAAAGACCAGACAGAAACAAAAGCTTGGTGTACAACAACCAAAGATTTCAAAAAATATTCGGAAACCAAAAATATTCCTGTATCCGAACATAAAAACTCACGAAGCACCTTCCTTATTTCCGGAAAATCAGAAACGGGGTCTGTCAACAAAGTAGCTTGGAGCATTGTAGAAGGACTTATCAAAACCCAACAATTGTCAGTCTATAAAAATCAGCTTTGGTCAGAAACTACCAAAACTGATGCTGAACGTTTTGCAGGATTGAAACCTATAGAAGCCAAGTTTACTGCGGATGTATCAAAAAACAAAAAGATCAGCAACACCTTATTGGGAATCTTTTTTGAAGACATCAATTATGCAGCAGACGGTGGTCTGTATGCCGAACTGGTTCAAAATAGAGATTTTGAATACACTATAGCCAATACTAAAGGCAGGGACAAAACATGGAACAGCACCAAAGCCTGGAGCTTAAAAGGAGAAACATCAAAATATGTTATCGATTCTGTAAATCCAATTCATCCCAACAATAAGCATTATGCAAAACTTTCGATTACGCAAACTGGCACTACTTTAATCAACGAAGGTTTTGATGGCATTGCAGTTAAAGCCGGCGAAAAATATGATTTTTCAGTATTTGCCCGCGCCTCTGATGGCAAATCAGGCAAGCTTCTTGTACGTCTGATTGGCAAGAATGACGAAATTTATGGCGAAGCCTCAACAGTTGCAATTGGCAAGGATTGGAAAAAATACAGCGGAACCATTACAGCTAAAACGACTATAGCAGATGCAAGTCTGGAAATCGTTCCACAAATGACGGGAACGTTGGATTTGGACCTGATTTCGCTTTTCCCACAGCAAACATTTAAAGGCCATAAAAACGGATTGCGTGCCGACTTGGCCCAAACTCTTGCCGATCTAAAACCAAAGTTTATCCGTTTCCCAGGAGGCTGTGTTACTCACGGCGACGGATTAGAAAATATTTATAAGTGGAAAAACACAATTGGCCCGCTCGAAACACGAAAACCCATGCGTAATCTTTGGAATTACCATCAAACTGTTGGTTTAGGCTATTTTGAATACTTCCAATTTTGTGAAGATATTGGTGCTGCGCCGTTACCTGTAATTGCAGCCGGTGTTCCTTGTCAAAATTCCTCAACTGGAGGTGCTGGACAACAATGCGGCATCCCAATGTCTGAAATGAGCGACTATGTCCAAGATATTCTGGATTTGGTCGAATATGCCAATGGCGACGTGACTACCAAATGGGGTAAAAAACGTGCTGAAGCTGGACATCCAAAGCCCTTTAACCTAAAATATATCGGCATTGGCAATGAAGACCTTATTACCGATATTTTTGAAGAACGTTTCACTATGATCTTCAAAGCGATGAAAGAAAAACATCCTGAGATAACCGTAATTGGAACAGTAGGCCCAAATTTTGAAGGTACTGATTACCAAGAAGGCTGGGATATTGCTTCAAAATTGGGCGTACCCATGGTGGACGAACATTACTATCAGCCTCCAGGCTGGTTCATCTACAATCAGGATTATTATGACAGCTATGACCGTACTAAACCCAAAGTCTATCTTGGAGAATATGCCTCTCACCTGCCAGGAAGACCCAATAATATAGAAACAGCCTTATCCGAAGCCTTGTATATGACCTCGTTGGAACGCAACGGTGATGTGGTAAGCATGTCTTCTTATGCACCACTATTGGCAAAAGACAAACATACACAATGGAATCCCAACCTAATTTATTTCAGCAATACCGAAGTAAGACCAACAGTAGGCTATGAAGTACAGAAACTTTATGGACAAAACGCCGGTGAGCAATATATTCCATGCGAAATTAACCTTTCAAATAATCAGGAAAATGTAAAAAACCGTATTGCTATATCTGTCGTTCGTGACTCCAAAAGCAATGACCTGATTGTAAAACTGGTTAACCTTCTGCCGATTGCTGTCAGCACATCTATTGATTTGAAAAACAGCAGTTTGGAAAACACACAGACTGTAAAAACAGTATTAAAAGGTGAGCCAAGCGACAGAAATGCAAGACCGGTTGTCACTGCCTGTTCTGCTTCAGAATTAATGAATACTGAATTGCCAGCATACTCATTTACTATTTACCGCATTAAAACGGTTGGCACAAATAAATAAAATTCAAAAAACATGATACAAGATAGTATTAAAAAAACGCTTTGGCTTGGACTGATACTGGTTTCAGCAGTTGCCGTTTACGGACAGTCAGCTAAACTTGAAAGTTTTCCATTGTCCTCTGTTCGTTTGCTCGACAGCCCTTTTAAAGCAGCTCAGCAAACCGATTTGAAATATATTTTATCCCTTGATGCTGATCGATTATTGGCACCTTATTTCAAAGAAGCTGGATTGGAAACAAAGGCAATAAATTATCCTAATTGGGAAAATACCGGTCTTGATGGTCATATTGGCGGTCATTATCTTTCGGCTCTTTCTGAGATGTATGCCGCAACGGGCAATCAGCAGATAAAAGAAAGATTGGACTATATGCTTAACAGTCTGGAAAAATGCCAGCAAAAAAACGGAAACGGCTACATTGGCGGTGTTCCTGGAAGCAAAGCCTTATGGGAGGATATTGCCAAAGGAAAAATTGACGCCGGAAGTTTTTCATTGAATAACAAATGGGTGCCTTGGTACAACATCCATAAAGTATATGCCGGACTGGTTGATGCTTACACTTTGACTGCAAGTGAAAAAGCCAAAAAAATGC
Protein-coding sequences here:
- a CDS encoding aldose epimerase family protein, yielding MQIKHNSQITATSVKNFFGLIPNGDEIYSYELSNKNGMTLKVITYGAALTELKVPLKNGGIADVVLGFDTLENYLQSFKQEGAPYMGATVGRYAGRINNSVFELNGQKIHLNKNNNNNSLHGGITGFSEKVWAVEKVIEGDNPAITLSYSSPSNEENYPGTLTVELTYLLTETNELILQYSAKTTEDTVVNLTHHSYFNLDGHLSDVKDQELVVNTNQMLETTAENIPTGRYLEIENTPFDFLTPKKCPSVIDNTFVITQKNEFAASLLSKKNNLKMTVFTDQPGVHIYVGGNCQNVLKGKENADYHSLSGICFETQNFPDAPNHEHFPSAVLKKGEEYVHNTVYKFQLF
- a CDS encoding substrate-binding domain-containing protein — encoded protein: MKIISIQNNLGIPKYKQIINSIEKAIEEEKLTKGDRLPSVNKVCLEFSLSRDTVLLGYDDLKKRGIIYAIPGKGYYVKSIEITIKQKIFLLFDELNIFKEDIYNSFLKNIGKNVQVDIFFHHFNVQVFQKLINDCNGNYTKYIIMPTNLIDVASFIKTLPINDVIILDQTNEELKSYPAIYQNHKKDIFEGLHKGKTRLSKYKKFIMIFPGFREPPAMKIGFENYCTEHAINYEIIQEFTDNDITIGGVYIIPNDRDLVRVIEKAREQNLKLGTDFGIISYNETPLKKVVSNGITTISTDFSTMGKLLAQMVLHGKKEQIENKSALIIRNSL
- a CDS encoding glycosyl hydrolase 53 family protein, whose translation is MKKILFSIGILITFAFSCSTTNTIVEKTKENAFAKGADVGWLPQMEATGYQFYDADGTKKDCLQLLKDRGINTIRLRVWVNPSDDKASGHCSKDETVVMAVRAQKMGMRVMIDFHYSDSWADPGKQNKPLEWRNHTFSELLNDVYFHTDDVLNALKKAGVTPEWVQVGNEIPGGMLWPEGSTDNFNQLAQLLNKGYDAVKAVDKNIKVIVHLDEGNNSKKFRWFFDNAKANNVKYDVIGLSYYPFWIKTDYKENIADLANNLNDMSARYDKEVMVVEVGGVDTLEQNTHDMLATVIKAVKAVPNNKGLGVIYWEPEGAKSWSHYELSAWKSDGKPSMALDAFKE
- a CDS encoding glycoside hydrolase family 43 protein, which codes for MKKLKSLLVFSGLFFVATTVLAQKTKVPKEKNMGAYLMVYFKDDTHGLYMALSKDGYSFTDVNNAKPIIAGDTIAEQKGIRDPYIYRAPNGIFYLALTDLHIYAQKAGFRETEWERDGKQYGWGNNRGLVLMKSPDLIHWSHTVLRVDQAFPELKDIGCAWAPELIYDDKKQKTMIYFTMRFGNQKNKVYYSYMNKDFTKLETPPKLLFEYPKDITYIDADITKVGNKYHMFYVPHDGTPGIKQMVSNSVNTGYQYDDKWYDPEPASCEAPTVYKRIGENKWVLIYDIYGINPHNFGFSETSDFVNFTNLGHFNEGVMKTTNFSVSKHPAVIQITKKEAQKLAKKWNCEIKF
- a CDS encoding glycosyl hydrolase 53 family protein, with translation MKRFLTIFSLLALIVIQFACSGSDSPDTPVVDPPVVSDDFIRAADISFLPEIESAGVVFTNNGKAEDILTTLKNSGCNTIRIRLWKNPANGHSGLAEVKNLAARVKQAGLKVWLTVHYSDSWADPGTQTTPAEWKDLSFTDLKTAVATYTSTIITEINPDIIQIGNEINSGLLWPQGNLINQEAQCIALLSTASAAIRSKAPKTKIMIHYAGVKASDTDWFFSKVKTVDYDYIGLSYYPVWHGKDLAVVKSTIDALGIKFGKKVLIAETAYPFTLSWNDATNNIVGQTDQLVSGYPATPEGQKSYMLAIKDFVKTSKSGIGFAYWGGEWIAFKGSASSNGSTFENQAFYDFSNKSLPVFQVFSLN
- a CDS encoding alpha-L-arabinofuranosidase C-terminal domain-containing protein codes for the protein MVSPILFSDANGQWHCLWSLNEKDGTFAHAASDDLLYWGRQSYPPVMTNKNCLLPDVSYSKEKEEYTITWLSKDQTETKAWCTTTKDFKKYSETKNIPVSEHKNSRSTFLISGKSETGSVNKVAWSIVEGLIKTQQLSVYKNQLWSETTKTDAERFAGLKPIEAKFTADVSKNKKISNTLLGIFFEDINYAADGGLYAELVQNRDFEYTIANTKGRDKTWNSTKAWSLKGETSKYVIDSVNPIHPNNKHYAKLSITQTGTTLINEGFDGIAVKAGEKYDFSVFARASDGKSGKLLVRLIGKNDEIYGEASTVAIGKDWKKYSGTITAKTTIADASLEIVPQMTGTLDLDLISLFPQQTFKGHKNGLRADLAQTLADLKPKFIRFPGGCVTHGDGLENIYKWKNTIGPLETRKPMRNLWNYHQTVGLGYFEYFQFCEDIGAAPLPVIAAGVPCQNSSTGGAGQQCGIPMSEMSDYVQDILDLVEYANGDVTTKWGKKRAEAGHPKPFNLKYIGIGNEDLITDIFEERFTMIFKAMKEKHPEITVIGTVGPNFEGTDYQEGWDIASKLGVPMVDEHYYQPPGWFIYNQDYYDSYDRTKPKVYLGEYASHLPGRPNNIETALSEALYMTSLERNGDVVSMSSYAPLLAKDKHTQWNPNLIYFSNTEVRPTVGYEVQKLYGQNAGEQYIPCEINLSNNQENVKNRIAISVVRDSKSNDLIVKLVNLLPIAVSTSIDLKNSSLENTQTVKTVLKGEPSDRNARPVVTACSASELMNTELPAYSFTIYRIKTVGTNK